One genomic segment of Clostridium saccharoperbutylacetonicum N1-4(HMT) includes these proteins:
- a CDS encoding putative DNA modification/repair radical SAM protein → MDLMDKLKVLSNAAKYDVSCSSSGSKRKNINNGLGNASESGICHSFTPDGRCISLLKILFSNDCVFDCKYCINGASRDFLRVSFTPDEVCDLTINFYKHNYIEGLFLSSAVINNSNYTMELLLQTVKKLRLEKKFNGYIHLKAIPGADDKLIQTAGTFVDRMSVNIELPSNDSLKLLAPQKSKDKILKPMAIIKNSIINYSEMKKSIKSTPLFVPGGQSTQLIVGATPESDSKIIKLSEALYNKYSLKRVYYSAYVPVIKDNKLLPDITHPPMLREHRLYQADWLLRYYGFKASELLKNDNDNFDLNFDPKTHWALENLNEFPVEINKATYEKLLRIPGIGVTSAKKILKIRRVHNLTFEDLRNLRVVLKRAKYFITCNGKYQGDSLFDNIHIKNKLLNQNTPRGNINPDQLSFFDSFSYKEQKTNSGIILANENTIFNNSAFTANKELSNILLPQRINLIPDKITSITGEF, encoded by the coding sequence ATGGATTTAATGGATAAATTAAAAGTTCTATCTAATGCAGCAAAATACGATGTATCTTGTTCTTCTTCTGGTTCTAAGAGGAAAAATATAAATAATGGACTAGGAAATGCCTCAGAAAGCGGAATTTGTCACAGCTTTACTCCTGATGGACGTTGTATTTCATTGTTAAAAATATTATTTTCTAATGATTGTGTCTTTGATTGCAAATACTGTATAAATGGAGCCTCAAGAGATTTTTTAAGAGTAAGTTTTACACCTGATGAAGTCTGCGATCTAACTATTAATTTCTATAAGCACAACTACATAGAAGGCCTTTTTTTGAGTTCTGCTGTTATTAACAATTCCAACTATACTATGGAACTTTTACTTCAAACGGTAAAAAAATTACGCTTAGAAAAAAAATTTAATGGTTATATCCATCTAAAAGCAATACCTGGTGCTGATGATAAATTAATTCAAACGGCTGGTACATTTGTTGATAGAATGAGTGTTAATATTGAGCTACCGTCTAATGACAGTCTTAAACTCTTAGCGCCTCAAAAAAGCAAAGATAAAATATTAAAACCAATGGCAATAATTAAAAATTCTATAATTAATTACAGTGAAATGAAAAAATCAATAAAAAGTACACCTTTATTTGTCCCTGGTGGTCAAAGCACTCAGTTAATTGTTGGTGCTACACCTGAAAGTGACAGCAAAATAATAAAACTTTCTGAAGCACTTTATAATAAATACAGTTTAAAAAGAGTATATTATTCAGCTTATGTTCCTGTTATTAAAGATAATAAACTTCTGCCAGATATAACACATCCGCCTATGCTTAGAGAACATAGACTTTACCAAGCCGATTGGCTTCTTAGGTACTATGGCTTTAAAGCAAGCGAATTATTGAAAAATGACAATGATAATTTTGATTTGAATTTTGATCCAAAAACTCACTGGGCATTAGAAAATTTAAATGAATTCCCTGTTGAGATAAATAAGGCCACTTATGAAAAATTACTTCGCATTCCAGGTATTGGTGTGACTTCTGCCAAAAAAATACTTAAAATCAGAAGAGTTCATAATTTAACTTTTGAAGATTTAAGAAATTTGCGTGTTGTGCTTAAAAGAGCTAAATACTTTATTACTTGTAATGGTAAATATCAAGGAGATTCTTTATTTGATAATATTCATATAAAAAATAAACTTTTAAATCAAAATACTCCTAGAGGAAATATAAACCCAGATCAATTATCATTTTTTGACTCTTTTTCATATAAAGAACAAAAAACTAACTCTGGAATTATATTAGCAAATGAAAATACTATATTTAATAATTCTGCTTTCACTGCAAATAAAGAATTATCAAATATTTTATTGCCCCAAAGAATTAATTTAATTCCAGATAAAATAACTTCTATTACAGGAGAGTTTTAG
- a CDS encoding methyl-accepting chemotaxis protein has product MSFFKKANSNESVQNTGINENKVQVQTKNNDTIEFLKRISVHIEDIIQQHNKVNSEHDILSELAEQIDKQMHKVLNFTEQTSESTDKLSNQGGNLLIITKSTLEKSIEGKESVEGMIKVIENLDLETKDTYKSITTLGEKLKEIGEIAQLISGIASQTNLLALNAAIEAARAGEQGRGFSVVADEVRKLAEMTGESSSNISKLISSIDSQTRNVLSNVEKSTFVVSEGVKSSKGALEKIEEALNSFNIVEEEAGKLISTIDSQKDYVAKTISTIKEVDSTIVTTNNQIMGHIEEAGKVDKKLEESVSKISEYVRE; this is encoded by the coding sequence ATGAGTTTTTTTAAGAAGGCAAACAGTAATGAATCTGTTCAAAATACAGGTATAAATGAAAATAAAGTACAAGTTCAAACTAAAAATAATGATACTATAGAATTTTTAAAGAGGATTAGTGTACATATTGAAGATATAATACAACAACATAATAAAGTTAATAGCGAGCATGATATTCTTTCAGAATTAGCAGAACAAATTGATAAACAAATGCACAAAGTATTAAATTTTACTGAGCAAACTAGTGAATCAACAGATAAACTATCAAATCAAGGTGGAAATTTGTTAATAATAACAAAAAGTACATTAGAAAAATCAATTGAAGGAAAAGAATCTGTTGAAGGAATGATTAAAGTAATTGAAAACCTAGATTTAGAAACAAAAGATACATATAAGAGTATTACTACCTTAGGGGAGAAGTTAAAAGAGATTGGAGAAATAGCTCAATTGATTAGTGGAATAGCATCTCAAACCAATCTTCTTGCACTTAATGCTGCAATAGAAGCTGCTAGAGCAGGAGAACAAGGAAGAGGATTTTCGGTTGTTGCAGATGAAGTAAGAAAATTAGCTGAAATGACGGGTGAAAGTAGTAGTAATATATCTAAGCTAATTAGTAGTATAGATTCACAAACTAGAAATGTTTTAAGCAATGTTGAAAAAAGTACATTTGTAGTTTCAGAAGGGGTAAAATCCTCTAAAGGAGCACTAGAAAAAATAGAAGAAGCTTTAAATTCATTCAATATTGTTGAAGAAGAAGCTGGTAAATTAATAAGTACAATAGATTCTCAAAAAGATTATGTGGCTAAAACTATTAGCACAATAAAAGAAGTAGATTCAACGATTGTAACAACAAATAATCAAATCATGGGTCATATTGAAGAGGCTGGTAAGGTAGATAAGAAATTAGAAGAAAGTGTATCTAAAATATCTGAGTATGTAAGGGAATAA
- a CDS encoding LacI family DNA-binding transcriptional regulator: MKLTIVDVAKKANVSVATVSRVMNGNYPVKEETKRRVLEVIEELNYIPNMQARELTQQKSATIGVVVPSINNMFFPEVINGIENSLKVQSLSLVLACSNNDMDEEKLCINNLLSRNVSGIIVIDPNTGNIKSKFYNSISKLTPLVFVNGYSTSASISSVVNDEAMGANMAIDYLLENNHKDILLVRGKDSYSYDIKEKVYIEKMEKINAFNSKNIINIGNGNSSETVDNTINKFIEILKTTSATAVLACNDLMAVGVLNACKKLNIDVPGKLSIIGFDNIDLSKFVEPKLTTIDQNMFLLGTNAATLLLEKIEYDNSCSKRIILMNSLIERDTVSSI, translated from the coding sequence ATGAAATTAACCATAGTAGATGTGGCTAAAAAAGCAAATGTATCTGTTGCAACAGTTTCAAGGGTAATGAATGGAAATTATCCTGTGAAAGAGGAAACAAAAAGAAGAGTATTAGAAGTAATAGAAGAGCTTAATTATATTCCTAATATGCAAGCACGTGAACTTACACAGCAAAAGTCAGCTACTATTGGTGTTGTGGTTCCAAGTATTAATAATATGTTTTTCCCAGAAGTTATAAACGGAATTGAAAATAGTTTAAAAGTTCAATCCCTATCTTTAGTTTTAGCATGCAGTAATAATGACATGGATGAAGAGAAGCTATGTATAAATAACTTATTATCTAGAAATGTATCTGGTATAATTGTAATCGACCCTAATACAGGTAATATTAAATCAAAGTTTTACAATTCTATCTCAAAGTTGACTCCTCTTGTATTTGTAAATGGTTATTCCACTTCAGCAAGTATTTCTTCAGTAGTTAATGATGAAGCTATGGGTGCAAATATGGCAATAGATTATCTTTTAGAAAATAATCACAAAGATATATTATTAGTACGGGGTAAAGATAGTTATTCTTATGATATAAAAGAAAAAGTATATATTGAAAAAATGGAAAAAATAAATGCTTTTAATTCAAAAAATATTATTAACATCGGTAATGGAAATAGCAGTGAAACTGTTGACAATACAATAAATAAATTTATTGAAATACTAAAGACAACTTCAGCAACTGCTGTATTAGCTTGTAATGACCTTATGGCAGTAGGTGTTCTTAATGCCTGTAAGAAATTAAATATAGATGTTCCAGGAAAATTATCTATTATAGGCTTTGATAATATTGATTTAAGTAAGTTTGTTGAGCCAAAATTAACTACTATAGATCAAAATATGTTTCTTCTAGGAACAAATGCTGCAACTTTATTATTAGAGAAAATAGAATATGATAATTCTTGCAGCAAAAGAATAATTCTTATGAATTCACTAATTGAACGTGATACTGTAAGTTCAATCTAA